From the Nodularia sp. NIES-3585 genome, one window contains:
- the der gene encoding ribosome biogenesis GTPase Der, with translation MGLPIVAIIGRPNVGKSTLVNRLAGEQTAIVHDEPGVTRDRTYMPSYWSDRDFLVVDTGGLVFNDDTEFLPLIRQQALTALSQASAAILVVDGQTGLTGSDQEIASWLRQQPVPVLLAVNKCESPDQGAVQASEFWGLGLGEPYPISAIHGSGTGELLDELISHIPIVTEVEETNEIKVAIIGRPNVGKSSLLNSFVGEERSIVSPISGTTRDAIDTVVERNGQVYRLIDTAGIRRKKQIDYGTEFFSINRAFKAIRRADVVLMVIDALDGVTDQDQKLAGRIIDEGRACIIVVNKWDAIEKDSYTIYDYEKTIEARLHFTEWAETIFVSASTGQRVDKILELVNEAAESHKRRVSTSVINEVLTDAVSWHSPPASRGGRQGKIYYGTQVGIQPPTIALFVNEAKRFNDNYRRYIERQFRKQLGFKGTPMRLLWRSKKVREMEVGSVNRATRVK, from the coding sequence ATGGGACTGCCAATTGTTGCTATTATCGGTCGCCCGAATGTGGGCAAATCCACCCTGGTTAATCGTCTCGCCGGGGAACAAACGGCGATTGTCCACGACGAACCGGGTGTGACACGCGATCGCACTTATATGCCATCTTACTGGAGCGATCGCGATTTTCTAGTTGTAGATACAGGTGGTTTAGTCTTTAACGACGATACCGAATTCCTGCCATTGATTCGCCAACAGGCACTCACAGCCCTCTCCCAAGCCAGCGCCGCTATTTTAGTTGTAGACGGTCAAACCGGCCTCACAGGGTCAGATCAAGAAATTGCTTCATGGTTACGTCAACAACCAGTACCTGTTTTACTGGCTGTAAACAAATGTGAATCCCCAGACCAAGGCGCAGTTCAAGCCTCAGAATTTTGGGGATTAGGCTTGGGCGAACCTTACCCCATCTCCGCAATTCATGGTAGTGGTACAGGCGAATTACTCGACGAGTTAATTAGTCACATCCCCATCGTTACAGAAGTAGAAGAAACTAACGAGATTAAAGTAGCCATTATCGGCCGCCCTAATGTCGGCAAATCCAGTTTATTAAATTCTTTTGTGGGCGAAGAACGGTCAATTGTTAGCCCCATTTCCGGCACAACACGCGATGCTATTGATACGGTTGTGGAACGGAATGGGCAAGTTTATCGCTTAATTGACACTGCCGGTATTCGCAGAAAAAAACAAATCGACTACGGTACAGAATTCTTTAGCATTAACCGTGCCTTCAAAGCCATTCGCCGCGCTGATGTGGTTTTAATGGTCATTGATGCCTTAGATGGAGTCACAGACCAAGACCAAAAATTAGCCGGGCGGATTATCGACGAAGGTCGAGCTTGTATTATCGTCGTCAATAAATGGGACGCGATTGAAAAAGACTCATATACCATTTACGACTACGAAAAAACTATAGAAGCCCGGTTACACTTTACAGAATGGGCAGAAACCATTTTTGTCAGTGCCTCTACAGGACAAAGGGTAGACAAGATTTTAGAATTAGTCAATGAAGCAGCGGAGTCACACAAACGCCGTGTGAGTACATCTGTAATCAACGAAGTCCTCACAGACGCTGTGAGTTGGCATTCACCGCCAGCTTCTAGGGGTGGTCGTCAGGGCAAAATCTACTATGGGACTCAAGTCGGTATTCAACCACCAACCATCGCCCTATTCGTCAACGAAGCCAAACGCTTTAATGATAACTACCGCCGCTACATTGAAAGGCAATTCCGCAAACAATTAGGGTTTAAAGGCACACCCATGCGTTTACTGTGGCGCAGTAAAAAAGTTCGGGAGATGGAAGTTGGTAGTGTTAATAGAGCAACTCGCGTTAAATAA
- a CDS encoding energy-coupling factor transporter transmembrane protein EcfT: MDLLRSLPLGLYLEQPQTWLHKLDPRVKIAWLMSFLTSYSFANNEWRILLVALLIIFTLIARIPRRVWKQQMVWLLTLALFVFVIISISPDGLGVSYQPRLPTNEQVLTQPANASSNDNVPAPTIQNQNYRYILFDQGPVKVTRRSLDLAIRVSTIIFTVIYSSNLYLLTTAPEEITTAIESLMQPLGRFKVPVTEITLTLTLSLRFIPLVLEEVQNLIRSVMTRAINWKKLGLKGAVKVWMIIAERLFQNLLLRAEQMASAMMVRGFTSPSEHQVIWHELRLKAKDWLAIAMLTLFWGARLVLGNLA, encoded by the coding sequence ATGGATTTATTGCGATCGCTACCACTAGGACTATACTTAGAACAACCGCAAACTTGGCTACACAAACTCGATCCGCGGGTCAAAATTGCTTGGTTAATGAGCTTTCTCACCAGCTATAGCTTTGCTAATAACGAGTGGCGCATACTACTGGTAGCATTATTAATTATTTTCACTTTAATAGCCAGAATACCCCGGCGAGTCTGGAAACAGCAAATGGTCTGGCTGTTAACACTGGCGCTGTTTGTCTTTGTAATTATCAGTATTAGTCCTGATGGCTTGGGTGTAAGTTATCAGCCACGGCTACCAACTAACGAACAAGTTTTAACTCAGCCAGCAAACGCCAGTAGTAACGATAATGTTCCAGCACCAACAATTCAAAATCAAAATTACCGCTATATTCTCTTTGACCAAGGGCCAGTCAAAGTAACTCGCCGTTCACTTGATTTGGCCATCAGAGTCAGTACGATTATATTTACCGTAATTTACAGCAGCAACCTGTATTTGCTCACAACCGCACCCGAAGAAATCACCACGGCTATAGAAAGCTTAATGCAACCCTTGGGCAGGTTCAAAGTCCCCGTCACTGAAATTACTCTGACTTTAACTTTGTCCTTGCGATTTATCCCTCTAGTTTTAGAAGAAGTGCAAAATTTAATTCGCTCTGTGATGACAAGGGCAATTAATTGGAAAAAACTGGGTTTGAAAGGAGCAGTCAAAGTCTGGATGATCATAGCAGAAAGATTGTTCCAGAATCTACTATTACGAGCCGAACAAATGGCTAGTGCGATGATGGTGCGCGGCTTCACTAGCCCCAGTGAACATCAAGTCATATGGCACGAATTACGCCTCAAAGCCAAAGATTGGCTAGCGATCGCGATGCTTACCCTATTTTGGGGTGCTAGACTAGTTCTAGGAAATTTGGCTTAA
- the pipX gene encoding transcriptional coactivator PipX, which produces MNPESSETYINHPTWGLLYRICMVDENQDLFSTLYAQRLFFLVANDIKGIKFQSIGRTEARMLLENRLRTLRRSGQSQEYEQLQSVFQRTFQ; this is translated from the coding sequence ATGAATCCAGAAAGCTCAGAAACTTACATAAATCATCCCACTTGGGGTTTGCTTTATCGGATCTGTATGGTCGATGAAAACCAGGATCTGTTTAGTACACTTTATGCCCAACGTTTGTTCTTTTTAGTTGCAAACGACATTAAAGGCATCAAATTTCAGTCCATCGGACGTACTGAAGCGCGAATGTTGTTAGAAAATCGATTGCGTACTCTGCGCCGCAGTGGTCAATCCCAGGAGTACGAGCAACTTCAGAGTGTTTTCCAGCGCACATTCCAATGA
- a CDS encoding YggS family pyridoxal phosphate-dependent enzyme encodes MTSSISERITTIRASLPPSVRLIAVSKTWPAEDIRAAYNAGIRDFGENRIQEAASKQAQLQDLPDITWHFIGGLQSNKAKKALELFDWIHSVDNLKLAQRLNQLAQQLGVSPHVCLQVKILPDPNKSGWSVPELLADLPELNQCKNLQIQGLMTIPPLGLNDAEIIDVFNNTYQLAQEIQKQNWSHLKMTELSMGMSGDYGLAVQAGATMVRLGTILFGTRT; translated from the coding sequence ATGACCAGTTCCATTAGCGAACGTATCACCACAATTAGGGCTTCACTACCACCTTCAGTACGGTTGATTGCTGTCAGCAAGACATGGCCGGCTGAGGACATTCGGGCTGCTTACAACGCCGGAATTCGCGATTTTGGCGAGAACCGTATCCAAGAAGCTGCCAGTAAACAAGCACAGTTACAAGACTTACCGGATATTACTTGGCACTTTATTGGCGGGTTGCAAAGCAATAAAGCTAAAAAAGCCCTGGAATTATTCGATTGGATTCACTCTGTAGACAATTTGAAACTAGCACAGCGCTTAAATCAATTGGCGCAACAGCTAGGAGTCAGTCCCCATGTTTGTCTACAAGTGAAGATTCTTCCTGACCCCAATAAGTCGGGTTGGAGTGTCCCAGAACTCTTAGCTGACTTACCTGAACTTAACCAGTGTAAAAATTTACAAATTCAGGGTTTGATGACAATCCCGCCTTTAGGATTGAATGATGCTGAAATAATTGATGTATTTAATAATACATATCAATTAGCACAAGAAATTCAAAAGCAAAACTGGTCTCACCTGAAAATGACCGAACTTTCCATGGGTATGTCAGGAGACTATGGACTGGCAGTGCAAGCTGGAGCAACGATGGTAAGATTAGGAACCATTTTATTTGGTACGCGCACTTAG